The following coding sequences lie in one Treponema socranskii subsp. buccale genomic window:
- a CDS encoding ABC transporter substrate-binding protein, whose translation MKKMLTGIVLCASLCVLASCSKNAQKMNVRQTIDAAKNMSHDELVAKAKEEAAAAKSAGTVFKAYGTSSRIASAAKAFTELYGIDVETTNVKDSEIYTKLQAEISGKIDGADVVLTQNGAVMKVQMVDTGNLINYVPASVASNIDGADKVPLVQQYIDKLFIFNTVGSNVPAITNVWQLTEPAMKGRVFFKSPETEKVNENFLIMLTNKTWADKLAKAYKNLYGKDIQLGSYKNAGYKWIAEFLHNCSFGNTDTTIAEQISNAEASGKIGLFVLSKLRSKTVRTENLEIASYYADGKNTTVDPFAGFMYPLYVQIVKTTTMPYTSMLFVEHLVTAAGYAPWAKNIGAYSSNASIPVNKGDQPLSYWKTRLVMEDPEYINEAYADVFEFISKNLTK comes from the coding sequence ATGAAAAAAATGCTGACCGGAATCGTTTTATGCGCATCGCTGTGCGTACTCGCTTCCTGTTCAAAAAATGCGCAAAAGATGAACGTCAGGCAAACGATCGACGCGGCAAAAAATATGTCGCACGATGAACTCGTCGCAAAAGCGAAAGAAGAAGCGGCGGCGGCAAAATCGGCCGGTACCGTATTCAAAGCGTACGGAACGAGTTCACGCATCGCGAGCGCAGCAAAGGCATTTACCGAATTATACGGCATCGACGTCGAAACGACGAATGTCAAAGACAGCGAAATCTATACGAAACTGCAGGCGGAAATCAGCGGAAAGATCGACGGCGCGGATGTCGTACTGACGCAAAACGGCGCGGTGATGAAAGTGCAGATGGTCGATACGGGAAATCTCATAAACTACGTTCCGGCATCCGTCGCGTCGAACATCGACGGCGCGGACAAAGTGCCGCTCGTGCAGCAATATATCGACAAGCTTTTTATCTTCAATACGGTCGGTTCGAATGTCCCTGCGATCACGAACGTGTGGCAGCTGACCGAACCCGCGATGAAAGGCAGAGTGTTTTTCAAAAGCCCCGAAACGGAAAAGGTAAACGAAAACTTCCTCATCATGCTGACGAATAAAACGTGGGCGGATAAGCTCGCAAAAGCGTATAAAAACTTGTACGGAAAAGACATTCAGCTCGGCAGTTACAAAAATGCCGGCTATAAATGGATTGCGGAATTCCTGCACAACTGCTCGTTCGGCAATACCGACACGACGATAGCGGAACAGATTTCCAATGCCGAAGCGTCCGGAAAAATCGGTCTCTTCGTGTTGAGTAAACTCCGCTCGAAGACGGTGCGTACCGAAAATCTTGAAATCGCTTCGTACTATGCGGACGGCAAAAATACGACGGTTGACCCCTTTGCGGGCTTTATGTATCCGCTCTATGTCCAGATCGTCAAAACGACGACGATGCCCTACACGTCCATGCTCTTTGTCGAACATTTGGTAACGGCGGCGGGATACGCTCCGTGGGCAAAAAACATCGGTGCGTATTCTTCGAACGCGAGCATTCCGGTAAATAAAGGCGACCAGCCGCTTTCGTATTGGAAAACGCGCCTCGTCATGGAAGATCCCGAATACATCAATGAAGCGTACGCGGACGTTTTCGAATTCATTTCAAAAAATCTGACCAAATAG
- a CDS encoding deoxyguanosinetriphosphate triphosphohydrolase family protein, giving the protein MKDSFKDVRCCPERKNWAECIKREVPLYGRGNEIRSDFERDYTRLLHCRAFSRLKHKTQVFFAPHNDHTCTRMEHVLHVASVASEIAKYLGLNERLAAAIAIGHDIGHAPFGHHGENCLNSLLEQKTGVNAPKKFWHERNSLFFADYIETLADPDGIEQPLNLTYAVRDGLICHCGEIDQQGIMPRTEAIDLYSIKRPGIVQPYTWEGCVVKIADKIAYLGRDIEDARAYHMLDMTSYRELREIVATTLGIDGKAKGAFRSGKAVNTTVLINDLIVDLCTQSSPENGLRFSDEYFRFIIELKKFNYRRIYAHWRIEEFMHYASDIIKTLYEVLMRVQPYAQNGRARQALRYYPSLCATYEDWLVKYANYAPLGQEDRKKILRCNTAEVFDINDNESYQKCVIEYISGMTDQFAIQVYEEIITF; this is encoded by the coding sequence ATGAAAGATTCTTTTAAAGACGTGAGATGCTGTCCCGAACGCAAAAATTGGGCGGAATGCATAAAGCGCGAAGTACCGCTGTACGGCAGAGGCAACGAAATCAGATCCGACTTCGAGCGCGATTATACGCGGCTTTTGCACTGCCGCGCATTCAGCCGCTTAAAGCATAAAACGCAGGTTTTTTTTGCGCCGCACAACGATCATACGTGTACGCGCATGGAACACGTACTGCACGTCGCTTCGGTCGCATCCGAAATCGCAAAATATCTCGGCTTGAACGAAAGGCTTGCCGCTGCAATCGCGATCGGGCACGATATCGGTCACGCGCCTTTCGGTCACCACGGAGAAAACTGTCTCAACTCGCTCCTTGAACAAAAAACGGGCGTCAATGCACCGAAAAAATTCTGGCACGAACGCAACAGCCTTTTTTTTGCAGACTATATCGAAACGCTTGCCGATCCCGATGGTATCGAACAGCCGCTCAATTTGACGTATGCGGTGCGAGACGGGCTTATCTGCCACTGCGGCGAAATCGATCAGCAGGGTATCATGCCGCGGACTGAAGCGATCGATCTCTATTCGATAAAGCGGCCGGGTATCGTACAGCCGTACACGTGGGAAGGCTGCGTCGTAAAGATCGCCGATAAAATCGCGTACTTGGGACGGGACATCGAAGACGCGCGGGCATACCACATGCTCGATATGACGTCGTACCGCGAACTGCGCGAAATCGTTGCGACGACGCTCGGCATCGACGGCAAAGCGAAGGGTGCGTTTCGAAGCGGCAAAGCGGTCAACACGACCGTTTTGATAAACGATTTAATCGTCGACTTGTGCACGCAGTCGAGTCCCGAAAACGGATTGCGCTTTTCGGACGAGTATTTTCGTTTTATTATCGAACTGAAAAAATTCAATTATCGGCGGATCTATGCGCACTGGCGCATAGAAGAATTCATGCACTACGCGTCGGATATCATCAAAACGCTGTACGAAGTGCTCATGCGCGTGCAGCCCTACGCGCAAAACGGACGCGCCCGGCAGGCGCTGCGCTATTATCCCTCTCTGTGCGCGACCTATGAAGACTGGCTCGTCAAATACGCAAACTACGCGCCGCTCGGGCAGGAAGACCGCAAAAAAATCCTCCGCTGCAACACGGCCGAAGTGTTCGATATAAACGACAACGAGTCGTACCAAAAATGCGTCATCGAATATATTTCCGGTATGACCGATCAGTTCGCAATTCAAGTGTATGAAGAGATCATCACGTTTTAA
- a CDS encoding SLC13 family permease, producing MEMKWVVLALAASMYALVIVVQHKKIVFTSAAALIILLLGAIFPESIFLSAGGVPLRIYPFVHAFTSLVNWNVLMIYVGSMIIAALFIYSQMPAFIADKIVEKAPNTGIAIVLILAMTGIISIFVENVATVLVMAPIALALCKKLKIDPTYFMIGLAVMSNLEGTATLVGDPPSMIFASFAGYTFNDFFVHAAKPSIFFFIQTGMLAGCLYFYLFFAKQKEKPDFDKTEVISSVPLLLLLAMIFGLAAISFFHFDCEFLSGLYVLFLGIAGVLWFRFVRRRSLRETQLLIKGLDWETIAFLIGIFIVVGAISETGLLSDFAHILARITGGNVFAGFMLILVVSVVISGFVDNVPYIIVMLPIAKTLAVRMNLAAELYMFALLIGSCLGGNLTPFGASANVVAMGILKKEGRPVNFAGWLKIGAPFTILTTAAAALALWFVWA from the coding sequence ATGGAAATGAAATGGGTCGTGCTTGCACTCGCCGCCTCGATGTATGCGCTCGTCATCGTCGTGCAGCATAAAAAAATCGTATTTACATCCGCTGCGGCGCTCATTATCCTGTTGTTGGGCGCGATATTTCCGGAAAGCATTTTTTTGTCTGCGGGCGGCGTTCCGCTTCGCATATATCCTTTCGTGCACGCGTTCACATCCCTTGTCAACTGGAACGTGCTCATGATTTACGTCGGAAGCATGATAATAGCCGCGCTCTTTATCTATTCGCAGATGCCCGCGTTCATTGCGGATAAAATCGTCGAAAAAGCTCCGAATACGGGAATCGCAATCGTGCTCATCCTCGCGATGACGGGGATTATTTCGATCTTCGTTGAAAACGTCGCGACAGTGCTCGTCATGGCGCCGATAGCGCTTGCGCTGTGCAAAAAGCTTAAAATCGATCCGACGTATTTTATGATAGGACTTGCCGTCATGTCGAATCTCGAAGGAACCGCGACGCTCGTCGGAGATCCGCCGTCGATGATTTTTGCAAGCTTCGCGGGCTATACGTTCAACGATTTTTTCGTACATGCCGCCAAACCGTCGATTTTTTTCTTCATTCAAACAGGTATGCTTGCGGGCTGCCTGTATTTTTATTTGTTTTTTGCAAAGCAAAAAGAAAAACCCGATTTCGATAAAACCGAAGTGATTTCTTCGGTACCGCTTCTGCTCCTGCTCGCGATGATTTTCGGGCTTGCGGCGATTTCGTTTTTTCATTTCGATTGCGAATTTTTATCGGGACTGTACGTGCTTTTTCTCGGTATTGCGGGCGTGCTGTGGTTCCGATTTGTACGGCGCCGATCGCTGCGAGAAACGCAGCTGCTTATCAAAGGGCTCGATTGGGAAACGATTGCGTTTTTGATCGGCATATTTATCGTCGTCGGCGCGATTTCTGAAACGGGACTGCTCTCCGATTTTGCTCATATCCTTGCGCGCATTACCGGCGGCAATGTGTTCGCGGGTTTTATGCTGATCCTCGTCGTATCCGTTGTCATTTCGGGCTTTGTCGACAACGTGCCGTATATTATCGTCATGCTGCCGATTGCGAAAACGCTCGCCGTCAGGATGAATCTCGCCGCCGAACTCTACATGTTCGCGCTTCTTATCGGTTCCTGTCTCGGCGGAAATTTGACGCCTTTCGGAGCGAGTGCAAACGTCGTCGCGATGGGTATACTCAAAAAAGAAGGCCGCCCCGTCAATTTTGCGGGCTGGCTGAAAATCGGCGCACCGTTTACGATTTTAACGACAGCCGCCGCAGCTCTGGCTCTGTGGTTCGTGTGGGCGTAG
- a CDS encoding transglycosylase SLT domain-containing protein, producing the protein MKYKPDGKNFAKTQRSALIFISVLGALSLSIFFIFPEQKVTPFDIPVAKNERPKIQAEFNTPLSDKPAAVRHGDEGLTLYRQPYYRLAVEDFYISETNNRSITLAILEFADKNDIPLSLAFSLAYTESRYNIRAVNYNTNSSIDRGLFQLNDRSFPQLDEKDFFNPAVSARYGMAHLRFCLNIAGNIIPALAMYNAGANRVRSNSTPQSTLNYIGNIMTHKQMIDKRFAEEVMAYIDYNNPLDANVSVAMGGKR; encoded by the coding sequence ATGAAATATAAACCCGACGGAAAAAATTTTGCAAAGACACAGCGAAGCGCACTCATCTTTATAAGCGTGTTGGGCGCATTGTCGCTGTCGATCTTTTTTATATTTCCCGAACAAAAAGTTACCCCGTTTGACATTCCCGTTGCGAAAAACGAAAGGCCGAAAATACAGGCGGAATTCAATACACCGTTATCCGACAAGCCCGCTGCCGTGCGGCACGGAGACGAAGGACTCACGCTCTACCGTCAGCCGTATTACCGGCTCGCCGTCGAAGATTTTTATATCAGTGAAACGAACAACCGCAGCATTACGCTGGCGATCCTCGAATTCGCCGACAAAAACGACATTCCGCTGTCACTCGCGTTTTCGCTTGCGTATACGGAAAGCCGCTACAATATACGCGCAGTCAACTACAATACGAACAGTTCGATCGACCGCGGTCTCTTCCAGCTCAATGACCGCTCGTTCCCGCAGCTCGACGAAAAAGATTTTTTTAACCCCGCAGTCAGTGCGCGCTACGGAATGGCGCACTTGCGCTTTTGCCTCAATATCGCCGGAAACATCATCCCCGCGCTCGCAATGTACAACGCGGGCGCCAACCGAGTGCGCTCAAACAGCACGCCGCAGTCGACGCTGAACTATATCGGCAATATCATGACGCACAAGCAGATGATCGATAAACGCTTTGCCGAAGAAGTCATGGCATATATCGATTATAACAATCCGCTCGATGCGAACGTATCGGTCGCGATGGGCGGAAAACGCTAA
- a CDS encoding PTS sugar transporter subunit IIA translates to MDLRTVLTTDTVDLHLKGTTKEAIIDEMLDLLVKAGKVTDKAAARECVLDRERKMSTGMKHGIAIPHGKTDTVSDLVACIGISDNPVDFDSLDQEPCRIFIMTLSPVNKTGPHLQFLAEVSLLFKSPEKRQLILETQDKAEVIRILTE, encoded by the coding sequence ATGGACTTAAGAACAGTATTAACGACCGATACCGTAGATCTCCATCTCAAGGGAACGACAAAGGAAGCGATCATCGACGAAATGCTCGACTTGCTCGTAAAGGCCGGTAAAGTTACGGATAAAGCGGCCGCCCGCGAATGCGTGCTCGACCGCGAGCGCAAGATGTCTACCGGCATGAAGCACGGTATCGCGATTCCTCACGGCAAAACGGACACGGTGAGCGATCTCGTCGCGTGCATCGGCATTTCCGACAACCCCGTCGATTTCGATTCTCTCGATCAGGAGCCGTGCCGTATCTTTATCATGACGCTCTCTCCGGTAAACAAAACCGGTCCGCATCTTCAGTTCCTCGCGGAAGTAAGTCTCCTGTTTAAGAGCCCCGAAAAACGGCAGCTCATCCTCGAAACGCAGGATAAAGCGGAAGTCATCAGAATCCTCACCGAATAG
- a CDS encoding WecB/TagA/CpsF family glycosyltransferase — MSIQRISVAGVNVDICRAEDMESAVLELLAKPGTKQIVFLSVWDLLRARGKSEYAECVRSADLILPVSKSIIRGAKFLKKSIPVRYNPFDAVIEVLSVLERHYKSIFLLGSRRATLQKAESNVRDTFPNLQIVGRYIGHYSKNAEAAVIEAIYKSSPSLVLVSDGIKEKDVWVYRRRNRFASSIFIYYKDVFDIFAERIKRVDEKTFARGHEIYAEILHNPLKIFLLFPYLWYILLLIGYRLFKNT; from the coding sequence ATGAGTATTCAAAGGATAAGCGTCGCAGGCGTAAATGTCGATATTTGCCGTGCGGAAGACATGGAATCCGCAGTGCTTGAGCTCCTTGCAAAGCCCGGAACGAAACAGATCGTATTTTTGTCGGTGTGGGATCTGCTTCGTGCGCGCGGAAAGAGCGAATACGCCGAATGCGTGCGCAGCGCCGATTTGATTTTGCCCGTTTCAAAGAGCATTATCCGGGGCGCAAAATTTCTCAAAAAATCGATACCGGTACGCTACAATCCTTTCGATGCGGTAATCGAAGTGTTGTCGGTGCTTGAGCGTCATTACAAATCGATTTTTCTGCTCGGTTCCCGGCGGGCGACGCTGCAAAAAGCCGAATCGAACGTGCGCGATACCTTTCCGAATTTACAGATCGTCGGACGCTATATCGGCCATTATTCGAAAAACGCGGAAGCGGCCGTCATCGAAGCGATTTACAAATCCTCTCCCTCGCTCGTGCTCGTAAGCGACGGCATCAAAGAAAAAGACGTATGGGTGTACCGCAGACGGAACCGCTTTGCGTCGAGTATTTTTATTTATTATAAAGACGTATTCGATATCTTTGCCGAACGCATTAAGCGCGTCGATGAAAAAACGTTTGCGCGCGGTCACGAAATCTATGCGGAAATTCTTCATAACCCTTTGAAAATATTTTTGCTTTTTCCCTACTTATGGTATATACTGTTGTTGATAGGGTATCGTCTTTTCAAAAATACATAA
- a CDS encoding sigma 54-interacting transcriptional regulator has protein sequence MEVFPNLNTVVLISSDRKVIDWCRHALEPVFSVKVVDSLQSYSCALAAFQKLVLIDASLFNGQTEKMFTNIARRGYALFLVKSDDTLPLSYVRRHYKTCIPFPCDSDLLRTVVKRHLPKTNDIDRIFKKPVRSFSRTVDISGFRKFAGSSKIVTDLKRRLAEVAPKDLSVLFLGESGTGKTFAAKLLHDNSSRKDKSFVSVEMSSVSESLAESELFGTVPGAYTGAVKRSGRFAKANGGTLFLDEIGDVPLFLQAKLLRVLDTGTYRSVGSDVERRIDIRLICATNADLQKMMQKGRFRSDLYYRIAGCTITFPPLRRHLEDIDEIASSFLEERNIALSDRAREKLMSYDWPGNVRQLINCLKRACMFSKGEMIYPEDINF, from the coding sequence ATGGAGGTATTCCCGAATTTAAACACCGTTGTTTTAATATCCTCGGATAGAAAAGTGATCGATTGGTGCCGTCACGCGCTGGAGCCTGTTTTTTCCGTCAAAGTCGTCGATTCTCTGCAATCCTATTCGTGTGCGCTTGCCGCGTTTCAAAAGCTCGTACTCATCGATGCGTCGCTGTTCAACGGGCAAACCGAAAAAATGTTTACGAATATCGCCCGCCGCGGATATGCGTTGTTTCTTGTTAAATCGGACGATACGCTTCCGCTTTCTTACGTACGGCGTCATTATAAAACGTGTATTCCGTTCCCGTGCGATTCCGATTTGCTGCGCACCGTCGTCAAACGGCATTTGCCCAAAACAAACGATATCGATCGGATATTTAAAAAACCGGTGCGCTCTTTTTCCCGTACGGTCGACATAAGCGGTTTTCGAAAATTCGCGGGGTCTTCAAAAATTGTCACGGATTTGAAACGGCGTCTTGCCGAAGTCGCGCCGAAAGACTTGTCCGTACTCTTTCTCGGCGAAAGCGGAACGGGAAAAACTTTTGCGGCGAAATTGCTGCACGATAATTCATCCCGAAAAGATAAATCTTTCGTTTCCGTAGAGATGTCGTCCGTCAGCGAAAGTCTTGCCGAAAGCGAACTGTTCGGTACGGTTCCGGGCGCGTATACCGGTGCGGTCAAGCGATCGGGACGTTTTGCGAAAGCGAACGGCGGAACTCTTTTTCTCGATGAAATCGGCGATGTTCCGCTTTTTTTGCAGGCAAAACTTTTGCGCGTATTGGACACGGGAACTTACCGCAGCGTCGGCTCCGATGTCGAACGCCGTATCGATATCCGTCTGATATGCGCGACAAACGCCGATTTGCAAAAGATGATGCAGAAGGGAAGATTCCGAAGCGATCTGTACTATCGGATTGCCGGCTGCACGATAACCTTTCCGCCCCTTCGCCGGCACCTCGAAGATATCGACGAAATCGCTTCTTCTTTTTTGGAAGAGCGTAACATCGCGCTGTCCGACAGGGCGCGTGAAAAACTCATGAGTTACGATTGGCCGGGCAATGTGCGTCAGCTTATCAACTGTTTGAAGAGGGCGTGTATGTTTTCAAAAGGTGAAATGATTTATCCGGAGGATATCAATTTTTAA
- a CDS encoding RNA methyltransferase, giving the protein MDLGKICIVLVRPEESRNIGAACRALANNDIADLRIVGEKSDYEDGAVRTLALHAADIWESARFFRSITDATADCTLSAGTTRRRGKNRKGKLLLPEEFAAKAADICNAQGTVAAVFGNERTGLTDEELAECTLGVTIPSSERFASLNLSHAVQIICYALFRKKHCGITGYTPLPLSRIDETVSIIADNLQKIGFFSVTGRRDMENFWRAILSRASLSEGEAQYLEKIFTKAAGLASRNKINN; this is encoded by the coding sequence ATGGATTTAGGGAAGATATGTATCGTCCTCGTGCGCCCCGAAGAAAGCCGGAACATAGGAGCGGCGTGCAGGGCTTTGGCGAACAACGATATCGCCGATCTGCGCATCGTCGGGGAAAAAAGCGATTACGAAGACGGCGCGGTACGGACGCTCGCACTCCACGCGGCGGACATTTGGGAGAGCGCACGTTTTTTCCGTTCGATAACCGATGCGACGGCGGACTGTACGCTTTCGGCCGGTACGACGAGACGACGCGGTAAAAACAGAAAAGGCAAACTTTTATTGCCCGAAGAATTCGCCGCAAAAGCTGCCGATATCTGCAATGCACAGGGCACCGTCGCGGCCGTGTTCGGCAACGAGCGCACGGGTCTCACCGATGAAGAACTTGCCGAATGCACGCTCGGCGTTACGATACCGTCGAGCGAACGCTTCGCCTCGCTCAACCTTTCGCACGCCGTGCAGATAATCTGCTATGCGCTCTTTCGAAAAAAACACTGCGGCATCACGGGGTACACGCCGCTTCCGCTTTCGCGCATCGATGAAACCGTTTCGATCATCGCGGACAATCTGCAAAAAATCGGATTTTTCAGCGTGACGGGACGGCGCGATATGGAAAATTTTTGGAGGGCAATCCTTTCGCGCGCCTCTCTTTCCGAAGGCGAAGCGCAATACTTGGAAAAAATATTTACCAAAGCGGCGGGACTGGCTTCACGAAATAAAATTAATAATTAA
- a CDS encoding anti-sigma factor antagonist (This anti-anti-sigma factor, or anti-sigma factor antagonist, belongs to a family that includes characterized members SpoIIAA, RsbV, RsfA, and RsfB.), whose translation MINNNNLVSGFNDEKDDSLKISLERIDTVKGGLCIYLNGYIDTYNSNFFQKKIQKIVDSGYINLIFNCSSLNYVSSTGIGSFTAFLKMVKPKGGDIVLLDIQPRVSEVFQLLGFSQFFNIKDTIENAVAFFKNGAPVASSVFPKVFACPVCTKRLRATRAGRFRCSECKSILAIDGEGAISLG comes from the coding sequence ATGATAAATAATAATAATTTGGTTTCGGGTTTTAACGATGAAAAAGACGACAGTTTGAAGATTTCGCTTGAAAGAATCGACACGGTAAAAGGCGGTTTGTGCATATATTTGAACGGTTATATCGATACGTACAATTCAAATTTTTTTCAGAAAAAAATTCAAAAAATTGTCGATTCCGGGTATATCAATTTGATTTTTAATTGTTCTTCGCTTAATTATGTTTCATCGACCGGTATCGGATCGTTTACCGCATTTTTGAAAATGGTAAAACCGAAAGGCGGCGATATCGTCCTGCTTGACATTCAGCCGAGAGTATCCGAAGTGTTTCAGCTGCTCGGATTTTCACAGTTTTTCAATATCAAAGATACGATCGAAAATGCGGTTGCGTTTTTCAAAAACGGCGCACCCGTTGCAAGCAGCGTTTTCCCGAAAGTTTTCGCGTGTCCCGTGTGTACGAAACGCCTCAGAGCGACGCGTGCAGGGCGTTTCCGCTGTTCGGAATGCAAATCCATTCTCGCAATCGACGGAGAGGGAGCGATTTCGCTCGGATAA
- a CDS encoding SH3 domain-containing protein, giving the protein MKKRFYFVIVVFLFFSKIFAYEIEDFSNCEWLDNISVEYIINYQKPILDKYDIVSFSFPKKNNSVNYKDWGYYRISGIGGVGAIYSVSKKEDNMFVFEYGYYPSSSDSNEKPVKLSEPNICTVYIQNENTLILVNPPLGIYRKTLYRKNYAKNSNIKMEDGVVNNLNVKIRLEPNTKGIILGKLQTGDNVKILKQSEHYEADGKHNYWYQIQLEGYPICWIFGEYVSKRDDYFKDFGVIK; this is encoded by the coding sequence ATGAAGAAAAGATTTTATTTTGTAATTGTAGTGTTTTTATTTTTTTCAAAAATATTTGCATATGAAATTGAAGATTTTTCAAATTGTGAATGGCTCGATAATATATCTGTAGAATATATTATTAATTATCAGAAGCCTATTTTAGATAAATATGATATTGTTAGTTTTAGTTTTCCTAAAAAAAATAATTCGGTTAATTATAAAGATTGGGGATATTACAGAATATCGGGAATAGGTGGCGTTGGAGCTATTTATTCCGTATCAAAAAAAGAAGATAATATGTTTGTTTTCGAATATGGCTATTATCCTTCTTCCTCCGATTCAAATGAAAAACCTGTAAAACTGAGTGAACCGAATATATGTACGGTTTATATTCAAAATGAAAATACCCTGATTTTAGTAAATCCTCCACTTGGTATATACAGAAAGACTTTGTATAGAAAGAATTATGCAAAAAATTCAAATATTAAAATGGAAGATGGAGTAGTAAACAATTTAAATGTCAAAATAAGACTTGAACCAAATACAAAAGGAATCATTCTGGGAAAACTTCAAACCGGAGATAATGTAAAAATATTGAAACAATCAGAGCATTATGAAGCTGATGGTAAACATAATTACTGGTATCAAATACAACTGGAAGGATATCCTATATGCTGGATATTCGGAGAGTATGTATCAAAACGAGATGATTATTTTAAGGATTTTGGAGTAATAAAATAA
- the murA gene encoding UDP-N-acetylglucosamine 1-carboxyvinyltransferase: MHEYIIDGGYPIRGSITAGGNKNAALPCIAAALLTEESVTLHNIPDIEDTRVMLDIARSFGADVECVKNHSWKITAKRFANTMIPPDLSKKIRASILFAGPLLARTGRAEMLPPGGDVIGRRRLDTHFLALTELGARVDINGKFVFYADALKGADIFLDEMSVTATENAVMAAVLAKGETIISNAASEPHVQTLCTMLVNMGAKISGIGSNILRIEGVDSLHGCECTIGPDYMEIGSFIGLAAATRGSLTIEGVNPQDMRPLRLGFSKLGIAWNIDGTTLTVPERQELKVNGDIGNSTPKIDDAPWPGFPPDLTSIMTVVATQVEGTVLIFEKMFESRMFFVDKLINMGACITLCDPHRAVVSGPRILHGDHLVSPDVRAGMAMVIAAMTAHGQSRISNVYQIERGYEHLVERLQSVGAHITTVDVE; the protein is encoded by the coding sequence ATGCACGAATACATAATCGACGGCGGATATCCTATCAGGGGAAGCATCACTGCGGGCGGCAATAAAAACGCGGCGCTGCCGTGCATTGCAGCGGCTTTGCTCACGGAAGAAAGCGTTACGCTGCACAATATTCCGGACATAGAAGACACGCGCGTTATGCTCGACATTGCCCGATCCTTCGGCGCCGACGTCGAGTGCGTAAAAAATCACAGCTGGAAAATCACCGCCAAGCGATTTGCAAACACGATGATTCCGCCGGATCTTTCAAAAAAGATACGCGCATCGATTTTGTTTGCGGGTCCCCTCCTCGCCCGAACGGGAAGAGCGGAAATGCTGCCGCCGGGCGGAGACGTTATCGGCAGGAGAAGACTCGACACGCACTTTCTCGCGCTCACCGAACTCGGCGCACGCGTAGACATAAACGGTAAATTCGTGTTTTACGCGGACGCGCTCAAAGGCGCCGACATCTTTCTCGACGAAATGTCGGTAACAGCGACGGAAAACGCCGTCATGGCGGCGGTGCTCGCAAAGGGAGAAACGATCATTTCGAATGCCGCAAGCGAACCACACGTGCAAACCTTGTGTACCATGCTCGTGAATATGGGCGCGAAAATCAGCGGCATCGGAAGCAATATTTTGCGCATAGAAGGAGTCGACTCCCTGCACGGCTGCGAATGCACGATAGGCCCGGACTATATGGAAATCGGTTCGTTTATCGGACTCGCGGCGGCCACTCGCGGTTCGCTCACGATCGAAGGCGTCAATCCTCAGGATATGCGGCCGCTCAGGCTCGGTTTCAGCAAACTCGGCATCGCGTGGAATATCGACGGCACTACGCTCACCGTCCCCGAACGGCAGGAACTTAAAGTAAACGGCGATATCGGAAACTCGACGCCGAAAATCGACGATGCTCCGTGGCCGGGTTTTCCGCCCGATTTGACGAGCATTATGACGGTCGTCGCAACGCAAGTCGAAGGCACCGTGCTCATCTTTGAAAAAATGTTCGAATCGCGTATGTTTTTCGTCGATAAACTGATAAACATGGGTGCCTGCATCACGCTCTGCGATCCGCACCGCGCCGTCGTGTCCGGTCCGCGCATCCTCCACGGCGACCACCTCGTTTCACCCGACGTGCGCGCAGGCATGGCGATGGTGATCGCGGCGATGACGGCGCACGGACAAAGCAGAATTTCAAACGTGTATCAGATCGAACGCGGCTACGAACACTTGGTCGAACGGCTTCAGTCGGTCGGAGCGCACATCACGACGGTCGACGTCGAGTAA